A single window of Arthrobacter crystallopoietes DNA harbors:
- a CDS encoding LacI family DNA-binding transcriptional regulator — protein MGRLSKPTIRDVANMAGVSPATVSYVLAGRSGGSTTRISEPTKERVLLAAKELGYVASIAARGMRRGKTDTVAVAIENMDAPWDRALAQTANRMLPAHGYRVVILLGQEAWRNFMLSGGADGAILGFSTKTEDEKRTILDLAKRGVAQVVVSQFMEPEGFDVLSVDPAPGIADAAAYLAGRHKRIAVIHDAISSPGKPGTMLDLFRAGLEQTGTTLDETLVRASAGSWRRACHEALELLALPDPPTAFFATADLEARCVSGAAMLKGIAVPEHLEIIAVENPQLGQNTELPLATVVPGPTEHLAVDLLLARLKGEAPEAGLRIPVPWTLHHRRGVHEALQSPISAGV, from the coding sequence ATGGGAAGACTATCGAAGCCGACCATCCGCGACGTCGCGAACATGGCCGGTGTATCGCCGGCGACAGTGTCATATGTGCTGGCCGGGCGCAGCGGCGGTTCGACTACCCGGATCAGCGAACCTACCAAGGAACGAGTTCTCCTCGCAGCCAAAGAGCTCGGCTACGTGGCCAGCATTGCGGCGCGCGGGATGCGGCGCGGCAAGACCGACACGGTAGCGGTGGCCATCGAGAACATGGATGCGCCGTGGGACCGGGCGCTAGCGCAGACCGCGAACCGCATGCTGCCCGCGCACGGCTACCGGGTGGTCATCCTGCTGGGTCAGGAGGCATGGCGGAATTTCATGCTTTCCGGTGGGGCGGACGGCGCCATTTTGGGGTTCAGTACCAAAACCGAGGACGAGAAACGCACCATTCTGGACCTCGCCAAGCGCGGGGTGGCCCAGGTCGTCGTTTCGCAGTTCATGGAACCGGAGGGCTTCGATGTCCTGTCAGTGGATCCCGCGCCGGGCATTGCCGACGCCGCGGCGTATCTGGCGGGCCGGCACAAACGGATCGCGGTGATCCATGACGCAATCTCTTCCCCGGGGAAGCCCGGAACCATGCTTGACCTTTTCCGTGCCGGTCTGGAACAGACCGGCACGACGCTGGACGAGACACTAGTCCGCGCCTCGGCCGGGTCCTGGCGGAGGGCCTGCCACGAGGCGCTGGAGCTGCTCGCACTGCCGGACCCGCCCACAGCATTCTTTGCAACGGCCGATCTGGAGGCACGGTGCGTCTCGGGTGCCGCGATGCTCAAGGGCATCGCCGTGCCGGAGCATTTGGAAATCATCGCGGTGGAGAACCCGCAGCTTGGACAGAACACGGAACTCCCGCTGGCGACCGTCGTCCCGGGCCCCACAGAACATCTGGCGGTGGACCTGCTGCTCGCAAGGCTGAAGGGCGAGGCACCCGAAGCCGGTCTCCGGATCCCGGTACCGTGGACCCTGCATCATCGCCGCGGCGTTCATGAAGCCCTCCAGTCCCCGATATCGGCGGGGGTGTAG
- a CDS encoding MarR family winged helix-turn-helix transcriptional regulator gives MADLHNQSTARLLSTAARLTEYRFNEELNDLGLSHTVLTVLAELYRFGPASQNDLARNLRIQPQTLGATLRRMESNGLLLRNPRANDRRVMDVLLSPGGARLLHKAREAENRLTNEILPDQHRLRISLLELIDSLSVKRWPGQKAPAAGRGTAANP, from the coding sequence GTGGCTGACCTCCACAACCAGTCCACCGCGAGACTGTTATCGACCGCGGCGCGCCTGACCGAATACAGATTCAATGAAGAACTCAATGATCTCGGGCTCTCCCATACTGTGCTGACGGTGCTGGCTGAACTGTACCGCTTCGGTCCGGCGAGCCAGAATGACCTGGCCCGGAATCTACGCATTCAGCCCCAGACACTAGGAGCGACCCTGCGGCGGATGGAATCCAACGGTCTACTCCTAAGAAATCCGCGCGCCAACGACCGGCGGGTCATGGATGTTCTCCTCAGCCCTGGCGGTGCCCGGCTGCTGCACAAAGCCAGAGAAGCTGAAAACCGCCTCACAAACGAGATTTTGCCCGATCAGCACAGGCTGAGAATCTCGCTCCTGGAACTGATCGACAGCCTCAGCGTCAAACGCTGGCCCGGACAGAAAGCTCCAGCGGCCGGCCGTGGAACAGCAGCCAACCCATAG